The following are encoded together in the Thunnus maccoyii chromosome 18, fThuMac1.1, whole genome shotgun sequence genome:
- the LOC121885027 gene encoding adhesion G protein-coupled receptor E1 isoform X1 — protein MACRWNLLVLVLCLSLGTVLSKRCPPGFTSEGQICIDTDECDEFNYIGQCGDNARCLNTVGSYFCQCVDGFRSTKGNVNFSAETSEKCKDINECDDSTICGPNAKCSNQIPHYYCTCESGFISGVEKFQNSDNVTCGDINECQEVNVCGQNAECKNTLGSYYCVCNVGFGLKSGKLNFTGSQEQCEDICKIDKTICGNGTCHRGATGHYCACHAGFTNYGNKESRCTELKCDEFKDMNILSTFPIAHDLLMQLKKTCLELTNNETSTFDFVGEDILERLLSVIDKYLSSGAFNDNRKVSTFLDLVENALRLTGAFIKTPKTNKSFKYTELEMLVRKGSDIPKGAVNLSSKHAQVDMQWETAAGDPSLYPGFAAVSLLTYRTLEEFANGFFSGMKPQENESFKLNSKVVTVTVSNRNTSRLEKPVQLNFKHLEELNKNHTCVFWNSSEHGGSWSAEGCSVVESNLTHTVCSCNHLSSFAVLMALYDIEEQYKFQLQLITWVGLSLSLVCLFICILTFWLIRSIQSPRTTIHLHLCITLFIATLIFLAGISRTENKVGCAVVAGLLHFFYLAAFCWMCLEGIQLFRMVVLVFNANLKTRYMMAGGYGVPALIVAISALANAKGYGTKEYCWLNLDSIWGFFAPACIIIFINIFFFLITVWKLAQKFSSLNPDLDNLQKIKTFTITAVAQLCVLGTMWIFGSFQFSKGTIAMSYLFTIFGSIQGIMLFVMHCLFSKQVREEYGNILSRCCAPRKSYSEFSYNSKAHASKSSQDTGESHI, from the exons ATGGCGTGCAGGTGGAACCTCCTGGTACTGG TTCTGTGCCTCTCCCTCGGCACGGTCCTGTCAAAACGTTGTCCTCCAGGATTCACTTCTGAGGGGCAAATATGCATTG ATACCGATGAATGTGATGAGTTTAATTATATCGGGCAATGTGGAGATAATGCACGCTGTCTCAACACGGTGGGCAGCTACTTCTGCCAGTGTGTTGACGGTTTCAGATCAACAAAAGGGAATGTGAATTTTTCAGCTGAAACATCTGAGAAATGTAAAG ATATCAATGAGTGTGACGACAGCACCATCTGTGGACCTAATGCCAAATGTTCTAACCAAATTCCACATTACTACTGCACTTGTGAGAGTGGATTTATCTCTGGAGTGGAAAAGTTTCAGAACAGTGACAATGTTACATGTGGAG ATATTAATGAGTGTCAAGAGGTAAATGTTTGTGGGCAGAATGCAGAGTGCAAGAACACACTTGGCAGTTATTACTGTGTCTGCAATGTTGGCTTTGGACTGAAATCTGGAAAACTCAATTTCACTGGGAGTCAGGAGCAATGCGAAG aCATATGTAAGATTGATAAGACAATCTGTGGAAATGGGACCTGCCACCGTGGAGCCACCGGCCATTACTGTGCATGCCACGCAGGGTTCACTAACTATGGCAACAAAGAGTCTCGCTGCACTG AATTAAAGTGCGATGAATTCAAAGACATGAACATCCTCTCG ACATTTCCCATTGCACATGATCTTCTGATGCAGCTGAAAAAGACCTGTTTGGAGCTTACAAATAATGAGACTTCAACATTCGACTTTGTTGGAGAGGACATACTAGAG AGACTGTTGTCTGTGATCGACAAGTACTTGTCTAGTGGAGCCTTCAACGATAACAGGAAAGTCTCCACCTTTCTGGACTTGGTGGAGAATGCTCTGAGACTGACGGGAGCTTTTATTAAGACCCCCAAGACAAATAAATCCTTCAAATACACAG AACTGGAGATGTTGGTACGTAAAGGGTCTGACATACCCAAGGGAGCTGTGAATTTATCATCTAAGCATGCCCAGGTGGATATGCAGTGGGAGACAGCTGCAGGAGATCCCTCCCTTTACCCAG GTTTTGCAGCAGTGTCCTTGCTGACCTATAGAACGCTGGAAGAGTTTGCAAATGGCTTTTTTAGTGGGATGAAACCACAAGAGAACGAAAGCTTTAAGCTCAACTCCAAAGTCGTGACTGTCACCGTCAGTAACAGAAACACAAGCCGCCTAGAAAAACCAGTCCAATTGAATTTCAAACACCTGGAAGAG ttaaataaaaaccaCACCTGTGTGTTCTGGAATTCCTCGGAGCACGGAGGCTCGTGGTCTGCTGAAGGTTGCAGTGTGGTGGAGTCCAACCTTACTCACACCGTGTGTTCCTGCAACCATCTGAGCAGCTTTGCTGTGCTTATGGCGCTCTATGACATTGAG GAACAGTACAAGTTTCAGTTGCAGCTGATCACTTGGGTGGGTCTGTCCCTTTCACTGGTTTGCCTGTTCATCTGCATCCTAACGTTCTGGCTGATCCGCTCCATCCAAAGCCCAAGAACCACCATCCACCTGCACCTCTGCATCACCCTCTTCATTGCTACCCTCATCTTCCTTGCCGGCATCAGTCGTACAGAGAACAAG GTTGGCTGTGCAGTGGTAGCAGGACTGCTGCATTTCTTCTACCTGGCAGCATTTTGCTGGATGTGTCTGGAGGGCATACAACTCTTCAGGATGGTAGTCCTGGTATTTAACGCCAACTTGAAAACCCGCTACATGATGGCAGGCGGCTATGGAGTTCCAGCTTTAATTGTCGCCATCTCTGCTTTAGCCAATGCCAAGGGATATGGCACCAAGGAATA TTGTTGGTTAAACCTGGATTCCATTTGGGGGTTTTTTGCCCCTGCCTGTATCATCATCTTT ATAaacatctttttcttcctcatcaCTGTGTGGAAGTTGGCACAGAAGTTCTCAAGTTTAAACCCTGACCTAGACAACCTGCAGAAAATAAA GACGTTCACCATTACTGCAGTGGCTCAGCTGTGTGTGCTGGGCACCATGTGGATCTTTGGTTCTTTCCAGTTTTCGAAAGGCACTATAGCCATGTCTTACCTGTTCACCATCTTTGGCAGCATCCAGGGGATCATGCTCTTTGTCATGCACTGTCTATTTTCTAAACAG GTGAGGGAAGAGTATGGAAACATCCTGTCCAGATGCTGTGCACCTCGGAAGAGCTATTCAGAGTTCAGTTACAACAGCAAAGCTCAT GCATCCAAGAGCAGCCAGGAC
- the LOC121885027 gene encoding putative adhesion G protein-coupled receptor E4P isoform X2: MACRWNLLVLVLCLSLGTVLSKRCPPGFTSEGQICIDTDECDEFNYIGQCGDNARCLNTVGSYFCQCVDGFRSTKGNVNFSAETSEKCKDINECDDSTICGPNAKCSNQIPHYYCTCESGFISGVEKFQNSDNVTCGDICKIDKTICGNGTCHRGATGHYCACHAGFTNYGNKESRCTELKCDEFKDMNILSTFPIAHDLLMQLKKTCLELTNNETSTFDFVGEDILERLLSVIDKYLSSGAFNDNRKVSTFLDLVENALRLTGAFIKTPKTNKSFKYTELEMLVRKGSDIPKGAVNLSSKHAQVDMQWETAAGDPSLYPGFAAVSLLTYRTLEEFANGFFSGMKPQENESFKLNSKVVTVTVSNRNTSRLEKPVQLNFKHLEELNKNHTCVFWNSSEHGGSWSAEGCSVVESNLTHTVCSCNHLSSFAVLMALYDIEEQYKFQLQLITWVGLSLSLVCLFICILTFWLIRSIQSPRTTIHLHLCITLFIATLIFLAGISRTENKVGCAVVAGLLHFFYLAAFCWMCLEGIQLFRMVVLVFNANLKTRYMMAGGYGVPALIVAISALANAKGYGTKEYCWLNLDSIWGFFAPACIIIFINIFFFLITVWKLAQKFSSLNPDLDNLQKIKTFTITAVAQLCVLGTMWIFGSFQFSKGTIAMSYLFTIFGSIQGIMLFVMHCLFSKQVREEYGNILSRCCAPRKSYSEFSYNSKAHASKSSQDTGESHI; encoded by the exons ATGGCGTGCAGGTGGAACCTCCTGGTACTGG TTCTGTGCCTCTCCCTCGGCACGGTCCTGTCAAAACGTTGTCCTCCAGGATTCACTTCTGAGGGGCAAATATGCATTG ATACCGATGAATGTGATGAGTTTAATTATATCGGGCAATGTGGAGATAATGCACGCTGTCTCAACACGGTGGGCAGCTACTTCTGCCAGTGTGTTGACGGTTTCAGATCAACAAAAGGGAATGTGAATTTTTCAGCTGAAACATCTGAGAAATGTAAAG ATATCAATGAGTGTGACGACAGCACCATCTGTGGACCTAATGCCAAATGTTCTAACCAAATTCCACATTACTACTGCACTTGTGAGAGTGGATTTATCTCTGGAGTGGAAAAGTTTCAGAACAGTGACAATGTTACATGTGGAG aCATATGTAAGATTGATAAGACAATCTGTGGAAATGGGACCTGCCACCGTGGAGCCACCGGCCATTACTGTGCATGCCACGCAGGGTTCACTAACTATGGCAACAAAGAGTCTCGCTGCACTG AATTAAAGTGCGATGAATTCAAAGACATGAACATCCTCTCG ACATTTCCCATTGCACATGATCTTCTGATGCAGCTGAAAAAGACCTGTTTGGAGCTTACAAATAATGAGACTTCAACATTCGACTTTGTTGGAGAGGACATACTAGAG AGACTGTTGTCTGTGATCGACAAGTACTTGTCTAGTGGAGCCTTCAACGATAACAGGAAAGTCTCCACCTTTCTGGACTTGGTGGAGAATGCTCTGAGACTGACGGGAGCTTTTATTAAGACCCCCAAGACAAATAAATCCTTCAAATACACAG AACTGGAGATGTTGGTACGTAAAGGGTCTGACATACCCAAGGGAGCTGTGAATTTATCATCTAAGCATGCCCAGGTGGATATGCAGTGGGAGACAGCTGCAGGAGATCCCTCCCTTTACCCAG GTTTTGCAGCAGTGTCCTTGCTGACCTATAGAACGCTGGAAGAGTTTGCAAATGGCTTTTTTAGTGGGATGAAACCACAAGAGAACGAAAGCTTTAAGCTCAACTCCAAAGTCGTGACTGTCACCGTCAGTAACAGAAACACAAGCCGCCTAGAAAAACCAGTCCAATTGAATTTCAAACACCTGGAAGAG ttaaataaaaaccaCACCTGTGTGTTCTGGAATTCCTCGGAGCACGGAGGCTCGTGGTCTGCTGAAGGTTGCAGTGTGGTGGAGTCCAACCTTACTCACACCGTGTGTTCCTGCAACCATCTGAGCAGCTTTGCTGTGCTTATGGCGCTCTATGACATTGAG GAACAGTACAAGTTTCAGTTGCAGCTGATCACTTGGGTGGGTCTGTCCCTTTCACTGGTTTGCCTGTTCATCTGCATCCTAACGTTCTGGCTGATCCGCTCCATCCAAAGCCCAAGAACCACCATCCACCTGCACCTCTGCATCACCCTCTTCATTGCTACCCTCATCTTCCTTGCCGGCATCAGTCGTACAGAGAACAAG GTTGGCTGTGCAGTGGTAGCAGGACTGCTGCATTTCTTCTACCTGGCAGCATTTTGCTGGATGTGTCTGGAGGGCATACAACTCTTCAGGATGGTAGTCCTGGTATTTAACGCCAACTTGAAAACCCGCTACATGATGGCAGGCGGCTATGGAGTTCCAGCTTTAATTGTCGCCATCTCTGCTTTAGCCAATGCCAAGGGATATGGCACCAAGGAATA TTGTTGGTTAAACCTGGATTCCATTTGGGGGTTTTTTGCCCCTGCCTGTATCATCATCTTT ATAaacatctttttcttcctcatcaCTGTGTGGAAGTTGGCACAGAAGTTCTCAAGTTTAAACCCTGACCTAGACAACCTGCAGAAAATAAA GACGTTCACCATTACTGCAGTGGCTCAGCTGTGTGTGCTGGGCACCATGTGGATCTTTGGTTCTTTCCAGTTTTCGAAAGGCACTATAGCCATGTCTTACCTGTTCACCATCTTTGGCAGCATCCAGGGGATCATGCTCTTTGTCATGCACTGTCTATTTTCTAAACAG GTGAGGGAAGAGTATGGAAACATCCTGTCCAGATGCTGTGCACCTCGGAAGAGCTATTCAGAGTTCAGTTACAACAGCAAAGCTCAT GCATCCAAGAGCAGCCAGGAC